Part of the Oncorhynchus tshawytscha isolate Ot180627B linkage group LG23, Otsh_v2.0, whole genome shotgun sequence genome, TGAATGGAGTAAACCGTTCCAGCGGTGCCACAGGTCAGAGAGAATCTCTCGTTCAGTATTGGCTGGGCTCCAATGACTTTCACCATGGTCATGGTCACTGTTGCTGTGGAAGCATATCAAAGggtttttcagcacttttatctcAACTTCCATCTTATTATACTGTAGGTTCAACAGCACGTATTTTGACTCTAAAACCAAACAAACACAAAGTAAAGACATGTTTCCCCTTGATTTTAAGTAGCAATTACTGACTCACCAACGACAGTGAGCATCTTGGAGACAGTGCTGTTTCTGACAGTGATGTTGTTGAAGGCCACACAGGTGTACTCCCCATGACTGGCTAAAGTCAGTGGGCCTGTATCATACTTTGAGCCAGTTGCCACCTGGGAGCCATTGAAGAACCAGCTGAactggctgagaggctgagaggaagCTGAGCAGTTGAAGGTCACGCTGTGTCCTGTTTCTCCTAATGCTGGTCCTGTTATTATTGGCATCTCCGGTCCATCTATGATTCAAAAGACAATCAGttagaccaggggtgtcaaactccttCCATGGAGttcctagtgtctgctggtttttgatTTTTCCATTTTAATAAAACCTAGACAACCAGATTTGGGGAATTCCTTAATAATAAAAGACATTTATACATCAAGCAAGTTCAAGGGAGGATCAAAAAATCCGAAGACACTCAGccttctgtggaatgagtttgacacatttGAATTAAAAACCAACATCTGTAATTTGCCAAAAGGTCAAGCGTCATCAACATATGTCAGATGAGAGGTGGGAAACAAACCATCACGTTGGCTTTACTACAATATTAATAAAGGAAGTTCTCAAAGATTCCACCTCAGGCCATGGGGTCAAAGTTGAACTTGTTAATGCCTACTCACAGTTGATGATCAGTTTGTAGTATGGGCTGGTCATGTTGCTGAAGGGGTTGGAGGCAGAACACTGATAGTCTCCTTTGTCAGAATGCTGGACAGAGTTGAATGTCAGTGTATTGTTGTTCATAGAGAAGTCTGTTCTGTTGCTAGCAAACAGAGGCCAGCCGTTCCTCATCCACTGAATGGAGTAAACCGTTCCAGCGGTGCCACAGGTCAGAGAGAATCTCTCGTTCAGTATTGGCTGGGCTCCAATGACTTTCACCATGGTCATGGTCACTGTTGCTGTGGAAGCATATCAAAGggtttttcagcacttttatctcAACTTCCATCTTATTATACTGTAGGTTCAACAGCACGTATTTTGACTCTAAAACCAAACAAACACAAAGTAAAGACATGTTTCCCCTTGATTTTAAGTAGCAATTACTGACTCACCAACGACAGTGAGCATCTTGGAGACAGTGCTGTTTCTGACAGTGATGTTGTTGAAGGCCACACAGGTGTACTCCCCATGACTGGCTAAAGTCAGTGGGCCTGTATCATACTTTGAGCCAGTTGCCACCTGGGAGCCATTGAAGAACCAGCTGAactggctgagaggctgagaggaagCTGAGCAGTTGAAGGTCACGCTGTGTCCTGTTTCTCCTAATGCTGGTCCTGTTATTATTGGCATCTCCGGTCCATCTATGATTCAAAAGACAATCAGttagaccaggggtgtcaaactccttCTATGGAGttcctagtgtctgctggtttttgatTTTTCCATTTTAATAAAACCTAGACAACCAGATTTGGGGAATTCCTTAATAATAAAAGACATTTATACATCAAGCAAGTTCAAGGGAGGATCAAAAAATCCGAAGACACTCAGccttctgtggaatgagtttgacacatttGAATTAAAAACCAACATCTGTAATTTGCCAAAAGGTCAAGCGTCATCAACATATGTCAGATGAGAGGTGGGAAACAAACCATCACGTTGGCTTTACTACAATATTAATAAAGGAAGTTCTCAAAGATTCCACCTCAGGCCATGGGGTCAAAGTTGAACTTGTTAATGCCTACTCACAGTTGATGATCAGTTTGTAGTATGGGCTGGTCATGTTGCTGAAGGGGTTGGAGGCAGAACACTGATAGTCTCCTTTGTCAGAATGCTGGACAGAGTTGAATGTCAGTGTATTGTTGTTCATAGAGAAGTCTGTTCTGTTGCTAGCAAACAGAGGCCAGCCGTTCCTCATCCACTGAATGGAGTAAACCGTTCCAGCGGTGCCACAGGTCAGAGAGAATCTCTCGTTCAGTATTGGCTGGGCTCCAATGACTTTCACCATGGTCATGGTCACTGTTGCTGTGGAAGCATATCAAAGggtttttcagcacttttatctcAACTTCCATCTTATTATACTGTAGGTTCAACAGCACGTATTTTGACTCTAAAACCAAACAAACACAAAGTAAAGACATGTTTCCCCTTGATTTTAAGTAGCAATTACTGACTCACCAACGACAGTGAGCATCTTGGAGACAGTGCTGTTTCTGACAGTGATGTTGTTGAAGGCCACACAGGTGTACTCCCCATGACTGGCTAAAGTCAGTGGGCCTGTATCATACTTTGAGCCAGTTGCCACCTGGGAGCCATTGAAGAACCAGCTGAactggctgagaggctgagaggaagCTGAGCAGTTGAAGGTCACGCTGTGTCCTGTTTCTCCTAATGCTGGTCCTGTTATTATTGGCATCTCCGGTCCATCTATGATTCAAAAGACAATCAGttagaccaggggtgtcaaactccttCCATGGAGttcctagtgtctgctggtttttgatTTTTCCATTTTAATAAAACCTAGACAACCAGATTTGGGGAATTCCTTAATAATAAAAGACATTTATACATCAAGCAAGTTCAAGGGAGGATCAAAAAATCCGAAGACACTCAGccttctgtggaatgagtttgacacatttGAATTAAAAACCAACATCTGTAATTTGCCAAAAGGTCAAGCGTCATCAACATATGTCAGATGAGAGGTGGGAAACAAACCATCACGTTGGCTTTACTACAATATTAATAAAGGAAGTTCTCAAAGATTCCACCTCAGGCCATGGGGTCAAAGTTGAACTTGTTAATGCCTACTCACAGTTGATGATCAGTTTGTAGTATGGGCTGGTCATGTTGCTGAAGGGGTTGGAGGCAGAACACTGATAGTCTCCTTTGTCAGAATGCTGGACAGAGTTGAATGTCAGTGTATTGTTGTTCATAGAGAAGTCTGTTCTGTTGCTAGCAAACAGAGGCCAGCCGTTCCTCATCCACTGAATGGAGTAAACCGTTCCAGCGGTGCCACAGGTCAGAGAGAATCTCTCGTTCAGTATTGGCTGGGCTCCAATGACTTTCACCATGGTCATGGTCACTGTTGCTGTGGAAGCATATCAAAGggtttttcagcacttttatctcAACTTCCATCTTATTATACTGTAGGTTCAACAGCACGTATTTTGACTCTAAAACCAAACAAACACAAAGTAAAGACTTGTTTCCCCTTGATTTTAAGTAGCAATTACTGACTCACCAACGACAGTGAGCATCTTGGAGACAGTGCTGTTTCTGACAGTGATGTTGTTGAAGGCCACACAGGTGTACTCCCCATGACTGGCTAAAGTCAGTGGGCCTGTATCATACTTTGAGCCAGTTGCCACCTGGGAGCCATTGAAGAACCAGCTGAactggctgagaggctgagaggaagCTGAGCAGTTGAAGGTCACGCTGTGTCCTGTTTCTCCTAATGCTGGTCCTGTTATTATTGGCATCTCCGGTCCATCTATGATTCAAAAGACAATCAGttagaccaggggtgtcaaactccttCCATGGAGttcctagtgtctgctggtttttgatTTTTCCATTTTAATAAAACCTAGACAACCAGATTTGGGGAATTCCTTAATAATAAAAGACATTTATACATCAAGCAAGTTCAAGGGAGGATCAAAAAATCAGAAGACACTCAGccttctgtggaatgagtttgacacatttGAATTAAAAACCAACATCTGTAATTTGCCAAAAGGTCAAGCGCCATCAACATATGTCAGATGAGAGGTGGGAAACAAACCATCACGTTGGCTTTACTACAATATTATTAAAGGAAGTTCTCAAAGATTCCACCTCAGGCCATGGGGTCAAAGTTGAACTTGTTAATGCCTACTCACAGTTGATGATCATTTTGTAGTATGGGCTGGTCATGTTGCTGAAGGGGTTGGAGGCAGAACACTGATAGTCTCCTTTGTCAGAATGCTGGACAGAGTTGAATGTCAGTGTATTGTTGTTCATAGAGAAGTCTGTTCTGTTGCTAGCAAACAGAGGCCAGCCGTTCCTCATCCACTGAATGGAGTAAACCGTTCCAGAGGTGCCACAGGTCAGAGAGAATCTCTCGTTCAGTATTGGCTGGGCTCCAATGACTTTCACCATGGTCATGGTCACTGTTGCTGTGGAAGCATATCAAAGggtttttcagcacttttatctcAACTTCCATCTTATTATACTGTAGGTTCAACAGCACGTATTTTGACTCTAAAACCAAACAAACACAAAGTAAAGACATGTTTCCCCTTGATTTTAAGTAGCAATTACTGACTCACCAACGACAGTGAGCATCTTGGAGACAGTGCTGTTTCTGACAGTGATGTTGTTGAAGGCCACACAGGTGTACTCCCCATGACTGGCTAAAGTCAGTGGGCCTGTATCATACTTTGAGCCAGTTGCCACCTGGGAGCCATTGAAGAACCAGCTGAactggctgagaggctgagaggaagCTGAGCAGTTGAAGGTCACGCTGTGTCCTGTTTCTCCTAATGCTGGTCCTGTTATTATTGGCATCTCCGGTCCATCTATGATTCAAAAGACAATCAGttagaccaggggtgtcaaactccttCCATGGAGttcctagtgtctgctggtttttgatTTTTCCATTTTAATAAAACCTAGACAACCAGATTTGGGGAATTCCTTAATAATAAAAGACATTTATACATCAAGCAAGTTCAAGGGAGGATCAAAAAATCCGAAGACACTCAGccttctgtggaatgagtttgacacatttGAATTAAAAACCAACATCTGTAATTTGCCAAAAGGTCAAGCGTCATCAACATATGTCAGATGAGAGGTGGGAAACAAACCATCACGTTGGCTTTACTACAATATTAATAAAGGAAGTTCTCAAAGATTCCACCTCAGGCCATGGGGTCAAAGTTGAACTTGTTAATGCCTACTCACAGTTGATGATCAGTTTGTAGTATGGGCTGGTCATGTTGCTGAAGGGGTTGGAGGCAGAACACTGATAGTCTCCTTTGTCAGAATGCTGGACAGAGTTGAATGTCAGTGTATTGTTGTTCATAGAGAAGTCTGTTCTGTTGCTAGCAAACAGAGGCCAGCCGTTCCTCATCCACTGAATGGAGTAAACCGTTCCAGCGGTGCCACAGGTCAGAGAGAATCTCTCGTTCAGTATTGGCTGGGCTCCAATGACTTTCACCATGGTCATGGTCACTGTTGCTGTGGAAGCATATCAAAGggtttttcagcacttttatctcAACTTCCATCTTATTATACTGTAGGTTCAACAGCACGTATTTTGACTCTAAAACCAAACAAACACAAAGTAAAGACATGTTTCCCCTTGATTTTAAGTAGCAATTACTGACTCACCAACGACAGTGAGCATCTTGGAGACAGTGCTGTTTCTGACAGTGATGTTGTTGAAGGCCACACAGGTGTACTCCCCATGACTGGCTAAAGTCAGTGGGCCTGTATCATACTTTGAGCCAGTTGCCACCTGGGAGCCATTGAAGAACCAGCTGAactggctgagaggctgagaggaagCTGAGCAGTTGAAGGTCACGCTGTGTCCTGTTTCTCCTAATGCTGGTCCTGTTATTATTGGCATCTCCGGTCCATCTATGATTCAAAAGACAATCAGttagaccaggggtgtcaaactccttCCATGGAGttcctagtgtctgctggtttttgatTTTTCCATTTTAATAAAACCTAGACAACCAGATTTGGGGAATTCCTTAATAATAAAAGACATTTATACATCAAGCAAGTTCAAGGGAGGATCAAAAAATCCGAAGACACTCAGccttctgtggaatgagtttgacacatttGAATTAAAAACCAACATCTGTAATTTGCCAAAAGGTCAAGCGTCATCAACATATGTCAGATGAGAGGTGGGAAACAAACCATCACGTTGGCTTTACTACAATATTAATAAAGGAAGTTCTCAAAGATTCCACCTCAGGCCATGGGGTCAAAGTTGAACTTGTTAATGCCTACTCACAGTTGATGATCAGTTTGTAGTATGGGCTGGTCATGTTGCTGAAGGGGTTGGAGGCAGAACACTGATAGTCTCCTTTGTCAGAATGCTGGACAGAGTTGAATGTCAGTGTATTGTTGTTCATAGAGAAGTCTGTTCTGTTGCTAGCAAACAGAGGCCAGCCGTTCCTCATCCACTGAATGGAGTAAACCGTTCCAGCGGTGCCACAGGTCAGAGAGAATCTCTCGTTCAGTATTGGCTGGGCTCCAATGACTTTCACCATGGTCATGGTCACTGTTGCTGTGGAAGCATATCAAAGggtttttcagcacttttatctcAACTTCCATCTTATTATACTGTAGGTTCAACAGCACGTATTTTGACTCTAAAACCAAACAAACACAAAGTAAAGACATGTTTCCCCTTGATTTTAAGTAGCAATTACTGACTCACCAACGACAGTGAGCATCTTGGAGACAGTGCTGTTTCTGACAGTGATGTTGTTGAAGGCCACACAGGTGTACTCCCCATGACTGGCTAAAGTCAGTGGGCCTGTATCATACTTTGAGCCAGTTGCCACCTGGGAGCCATTGAAGAACCAGCTGAactggctgagaggctgagaggaagCTGAGCAGTTGAAGGTCACGCTGTGTCCTGTTTCTCCTAATGCTGGTCCTGTTATTATTGGCATCTCCGGTCCATCTATGATTCAAAAGACAATCAGttagaccaggggtgtcaaactccttCCATGGAGttcctagtgtctgctggtttttgatTTTTCCATTTTAATAAAACCTAGACAACCAGATTTGGGGAATTCCTTAATAATAAAAGACATTTATACATCAAGCAAGTTCAAGGGAGGATCAAAAAATCCGAAGACACTCAGccttctgtggaatgagtttgacacatttGAATTAAAAACCAACATCTGTAATTTGCCAAAAGGTCAAGCGTCATCAACATATGTCAGATGAGAGGTGGGAAACAAACCATCACGTTGGCTTTACTACAATATTAATAAAGGAAGTTCTCAAAGATTCCACCTCAGGCCATGGGGTCAAAGTTGAACTTGTTAATGCCTACTCACAGTTGATGATCAGTTTGTAGTATGGGCTGGTCATGTTGCTGAAGGGGTTGGAGGCAGAACACTGATAGTCTCCTTTGTCAGAATGCTGGACAGAGTTGAATGTCAGTGTATTGTTGTTCATAGAGAAGTCTGTTCTGTTGCTAGCAAACAGAGGCCAGCCGTTCCTCATCCACTGAATGGAGTAAACCGTTCCAGCGGTGCCACAGGTCAGAGAGAATCTCTCGTTCAGTATTGGCTGGGCTCCAATGACTTTCACCATGGTCATGGTCACTGTTGCTGTGGAAGCATATCAAAGggtttttcagcacttttatctcAACTTCCATCTTATTATACTGTAGGTTCAACAGCACGTATTTTGACTCTAAAACCAAACAAACACAAAGTAAAGACTTGTTTCCCCTTGATTTTAAGTAGCAATTACTGACTCACCAACGACAGTGAGCATCTTGGAGACAGTGCTGTTTCTGACAGTGATGTTGTTGAAGGCCACACAGGTGTACTCCCCATGACTGGCTAAAGTCAGTGGGCCTGTATCATACTTTGAGCCAGTTGCCACCTGGGAGCCATTGAAGAACCAGCTGAactggctgagaggctgagaggaagCTGAGCAGTTGAAGGTCACGCTGTGTCCTGTTTCTCCTAATGCTGGTCCTGTTATTATTGGCATCTCCGGTCCATCTATGATTCAAAAGACAATCAGttagaccaggggtgtcaaactccttCCATGGAGttcctagtgtctgctggtttttgatTTTTCCATTTTAATAAAACCTAGACAACCAGATTTGGGGAATTCCTTAATAATAAAAGACATTTATACATCAAGCAAGTTCAAGGGAGGATCAAAAAATCCGAAGACACTCAGccttctgtggaatgagtttgacacatttGAATTAAAAACCAACATCTGTAATTTGCCAAAAGGTCAAGCGTCATCAACATATGTCAGATGAGAGGTGGGAAACAAACCATCACGTTGGCTTTACTACAATATTAATAAAGGAAGTTCTCAAAGATTCCACCTCAGGCCATGGGGTCAAAGTTGAACTTGTTAATGCCTACTCACAGTTGATGATCAGTTTGTAGTATGGGCTGGTCATGTTGCTGAAGGGGTTGGAGGCAGAACACTGATAGTCTCCTTTGTCAGAATGCTGGACAGAGTTGAATGTCAGTGTATTGTTGTTCATAGAGAAGTCTGTTCTGTTGCTAGCAAACAGAGGCCAGCCGTTCCTCATCCACTGAATGGAGTAAACCGTTCCAGCGGTGCCACAGGTCAGAGAGAATCTCTCGTTCAGTATTGGCTGGGCTCCAATGACTTTCACCATGGTCATGGTCACTGTTGCTGTGGAAGCATATCAAAGggtttttcagcacttttatctcAACTTCCATCTTATTATACTGTAGGTTCAACAGCACGTATTTTGACTCTAAAACCAAACAAACACAAAGTAAAGACATGTTTCCCCTTGATTTTAAGTAGCAATTACTGACTCACCAACGACAGTGAGCATCTTGGAGACAGTGCTGTTTCTGACAGTGATGTTGTTGAAGGCCACACAGGTGTACTCCCCATGACTGGCTAAAGTCAGTGGGCCTGTATCATACTTTGAGCCAGTTGCCACCTGGGAGCCATTGAAGAACCAGCTGAactggctgagaggctgagaggaagCTGAGCAGTTGAAGGTCACGCTGTGTCCTGTTTCTCCTAATGCTGGTCCTGTTATTATTGGCATCTCCGGTCCATCTATGATTCAAAAGACAATCAGttagaccaggggtgtcaaactccttCTATGGAGttcctagtgtctgctggtttttgatTTTTCCATTTTAATAAAACCTAGACAACCAGATTTGGGGAATTCCTTAATAATAAAAGACATTTATACATCAAGCAAGTTCAAGGGAGGATCAAAAAATCCGAAGACACTCAGccttctgtggaatgagtttgacacatttGAATTAAAAACCAACATCTGTAATTTGCCAAAAGGTCAAGCGTCATCAACATATGTCAGATGAGAGGTGGGAAACAAACCATCACGTTGGCTTTACTACAATATTAATAAAGGAAGTTCTCAAAGATTCCACCTCAGGCCATGGGGTCAAAGTTGAACTTGTTAATGCCTACTCACAGTTGATGATCAGTTTGTAGTATGGGCTGGTCATGTTGCTGAAGGGGTTGGAGGCAGAACACTGATAGTCTCCTTTGTCAGAATGCTGGACAGAGTTGAATGTCAGTGTATTGTTGTTCATAGAGAAGTCTGTTCTGTTGCTAGCAAACAGAGGCCAGCCGTTCCTCATCCACTGAATGGAGTAAACCGTTCCAGCGGTGCCACAGGTCAGAGAATCTCTCGTTCAGTATTGGCTGGGCTCCAATGACTTTCACCATGGTCATGGTCACTGTTGCTGTGGAAGCATATCAAAGggtttttcagcacttttatctcAACTTCCATCTTATTATACTGTAGGTTCAACAGCACGTATTTTGACTCTAAAACCAAACAAACACAAAGTAAAGACTTGTTTCCCCTTGATTTTAAGTAGCAATTACTGACTCACCAACGACAGTGAGCATCTTGGAGACAGTGCTGTTTCTGACAGTGATGTTGTTGAAGGCCACACAGGTGTACTCCCCATGACTGGCTAAAGTCAGTGGGCCTGTATCATACTTTGAGCCAGTTGCCACCTGGGAGCCATTGAAGAACCAGCTGAactggctgagaggctgagaggaagCTGAGCAGTTGAAGGTCACGCTGTGTCCTGTTTCTCCTAATGCTGGTCCTGTTATTATTGGCATCTCCGGTCCATCTATGATTCAAAAGACAATCAGttagaccaggggtgtcaaactccttCTATGGAGttcctagtgtctgctggtttttgatTTTTCCATTTTAATAAAACCTAGACAACCAGATTTGGGGAATTCCTTAATAATAAAAGACATTTATACATCAAGCAAGTTCAAGGGAGGATCAAAAAATCCAAGACACTCAGccttctgtggaatgagtttgacacatttGAATTAAAAACCAACATCTGTAATTTGCCAAAAGGTCAAGCGTCATCAACATATGTCAGATGAGAGGTGGGAAACAAACCATCACGTTGGCTTTACTACAATATTAATAAAGGAAGTTCTCAAAGATTCCACCTCAGGCCATGGGGTCAAAGTTGAACTTGTTAATGCCTACTCACAGTTGATGATCAGTTTGTAGTATGGGCTGGTCATGTTGCTGAAGGGGTTGGAGGCAGAACACTGATAGTCTCCTTTGTCAGAATGCTGGACAGAGTTGAATGTCAGTGTATTGTTGTTCATAGAGAAGTCTGTTCTGTTGCTAGCAAACAGAGGCCAGCCGTTCCTCATCCACTGAATGGAGTAAACCGTTCCAGCGGTGCCACAGGTCAGAGAGAATCTCTCGTTCAGTATTGGCTGGGCTCCAATGACTTTCACCATGGTCATGGTCACTGTTGCTGTGGAAGCATATCAAAGggtttttcagcacttttatctcAACTTCCATCTTATTATACTGTAGGTTCAACAGCACGTATTTTGACTCTAAAACCAAACAAACACAAAGTAAAGACTTGTTTCCCCTTGATTTTAAGTAGCAATTACTGACTCACCAACGACAGTGAGCATCTTGGAGACAGTGCTGTTTCTGACAGTGATGTTGTTGAAGGCCACACAGGTGTACTCCCCATGACTGGCTAAAGTCAGTGGGCCTGTATCATACTTTGAGCCAGTTGCCACCTGGGAGCCATTGAAGAACCAGCTGAactggctgagaggctgagaggaagCTGAGCAGTTGAAGGTCACGCTGTGTCCTGTTTCTCCTAATGCTGGTCCTGTTATTATTGGCATCTCCGGTCCATCTATGATTCAAAAGACAATCAGttagaccaggggtgtcaaactccttCCATGGAGttcctagtgtctgctggtttttgatTTTTCCATTTTAATAAAACCTAGACAACCAGATTTGGGGAATTCCTtaataataaaatacatttatacaTCAAGCAAGTTCAAGGGAGGATCAAAAAATCTGAAGACACTCAGccttctgtggaatgagtttgacacatttGAATTAAAAACCAACATCTGTAATTTGCCAAAAGGTCAAGCGTCATCAACATATGTCAGATGAGAGGTGGGAAACAAACCATCACGTTGGCTTTACTACAATATTAATAAAGGAAGTTCTCAATGATTCCACCTCAGGCCATGGGGTCAAAGTTGAACTTGTTAATGCCTACTCACAGTTGATG contains:
- the LOC112235053 gene encoding LOW QUALITY PROTEIN: hemicentin-1-like (The sequence of the model RefSeq protein was modified relative to this genomic sequence to represent the inferred CDS: deleted 1 base in 1 codon), with the translated sequence MEYPLVWVLILVLLNFTTDVSGQVVVPSMNPLAVGSNVTLNLVPQSPINIGTWSYETTIIVLFYPNGSSVSKSYQGRVSFNRSSSELSISSLQLNDSGLYTVQGMEPVLYAVVTLSVREPISNVTLRANATDLVELNDTAMFTCSISSGTSLSYRWLNGSSEVIASDRVWLGGGNSTLTIVSVTRYDEGPFRCEVINGISNGTSQPIGLNVRYGPSNLTMMVVPEMTIGHTAYKTGSDITLSCSAQSKPAESYKWGFNGTFLNEQSPQLSLQNIRENQTGSYACLAHNNVTLQVASMTTMIKIVEPISAVSLNRDGKPPILDQSFTLRCEVTGPVNYIIWLMNGQLISLNNRTFFSTDNNTMVINPIQFSDNGEYLCEAFNAVSNLTSIAYNHVVNFGPERPAITSPDIAMRGHIVTFNCSASSQPPSQFSWFFNGSQMAAGSVYETGPLTLANHGEYTCVAFNNITGRNSTVSKMLTIIVPVTMAMVKVMGSQLIADYMFAMTCETTGTIYSIHWMRNGWPLYADNRRDISMDNNTLTFNSVQNSDNGDYQCSAYNPLSNMTSPEYRLIVNYGPERPVIMSPDIAMTGHIVTFKCSASSQPPSQFSWFFNGSQVATGSEFEMGPLTLANHGEYNCVAFNNITGRNNTVSKIFTIIVPVTTSTVKVIGAQPIADYMFTLTCETSGTIYSIQWMRNGWPLYASNRTDFSMDNNTLIFNSIQHSDNGDYQCSASNPFSNMTSPYYKLIVNYGPEMPIITGPALGETGHSVTLNCSASSQPLSQFSWFFNGSQVATGSKYDTGPLTLASHGEYTCVAFNNITVRNSTVSKMLTVVATVTMTIVKVIGAQPILNERFSLTCGTAGTVYSIQWMRNGWPLFASNRTDFSMNNNTLTFNSVQHSDKGDYQCSASNPFSNMTSPYYKLIINYGPEMPIITGPALGETGHSVTFNCSASSQPLSQFSWFFNGSQVATGSKYDTGPLTLASHGEYTCVAFNNITVRNSTVSKMLTVVATVTMTMVKVIGAQPILNERFSLTCGTAGTVYSIQWMRNGWPLFASNRTDFSMNNNTLTFNSVQHSDKGDYQCSASNPFSNMTSPYYKLIINYGPEMPIITGPALGETGHSVTFNCSASSQPLSQFSWFFNGSQVATGSKYDTGPLTLASHGEYTCVAFNNITVRNSTVSKMLTVVATVTMTMVKVIGAQPILNERFSDLWHRWNGLLHSVDEERWPLFASNRTDFSMNNNTLTFNSVQHSDKGDYQCSASNPFSNMTSPYYKLIINYGPEMPIITGPALGETGHSVTFNCSASSQPLSQFSWFFNGSQVATGSKYDTGPLTLASHGEYTCVAFNNITVRNSTVSKMLTVVATVTMTMVKVIGAQPILNERFSLTCGTAGTVYSIQWMRNGWPLFASNRTDFSMNNNTLTFNSVQHSDKGDYQCSASNPFSNMTSPYYKLIINYGPEMPIITGPALGETGHSVTFNCSASSQPLSQFSWFFNGSQVATGSKYDTGPLTLASHGEYTCVAFNNITVRNSTVSKMLTVVATVTMTMVKVIGAQPILNERFSLTCGTAGTVYSIQWMRNGWPLFASNRTDFSMNNNTLTFNSVQHSDKGDYQCSASNPFSNMTSPYYKLIINYGPEMPIITGPALGETGHSVTFNCSASSQPLSQFSWFFNGSQVATGSKYDTGPLTLASHGEYTCVAFNNITVRNSTVSKMLTVVATVTMTMVKVIGAQPILNERFSLTCGTAGTVYSIQWMRNGWPLFASNRTDFSMNNNTLTFNSVQHSDKGDYQCSASNPFSNMTSPYYKLIINYGPEMPIITGPALGETGHSVTFNCSASSQPLSQFSWFFNGSQVATGSKYDTGPLTLASHGEYTCVAFNNITVRNSTVSKMLTVVATVTMTMVKVIGAQPILNERFSLTCGTAGTVYSIQWMRNGWPLFASNRTDFSMNNNTLTFNSVQHSDKGDYQCSASNPFSNMTSPYYKLIINYGPEMPIITGPALGETGHSVTFNCSASSQPLSQFSWFFNGSQVATGSKYDTGPLTLASHGEYTCVAFNNITVRNSTVSKMLTVVATVTMTMVKVIGAQPILNERFSLTCGTSGTVYSIQWMRNGWPLFASNRTDFSMNNNTLTFNSVQHSDKGDYQCSASNPFSNMTSPYYKMIINYGPEMPIITGPALGETGHSVTFNCSASSQPLSQFSWFFNGSQVATGSKYDTGPLTLASHGEYTCVAFNNITVRNSTVSKMLTVVATVTMTMVKVIGAQPILNERFSLTCGTAGTVYSIQWMRNGWPLFASNRTDFSMNNNTLTFNSVQHSDKGDYQCSASNPFSNMTSPYYKLIINYGPEMPIITGPALGETGHSVTFNCSASSQPLSQFSWFFNGSQVATGSKYDTGPLTLASHGEYTCVAFNNITVRNSTVSKMLTVVATVTMTMVKVIGAQPILNERFSLTCGTAGTVYSIQWMRNGWPLFASNRTDFSMNNNTLTFNSVQHSDKGDYQCSASNPFSNMTSPYYKLIINYGPEMPIITGPALGETGHSVTFNCSASSQPLSQFSWFFNGSQVATGSKYDTGPLTLASHGEYTCVAFNNITVRNSTVSKMLTVVATVTMTMVKVIGAQPILNERFSLTCGTAGTVYSIQWMRNGWPLFASNRTDFSMNNNTLTFNSVQHSDKGDYQCSASNPFSNMTSPYYKLIINYGPEMPIITGPALGETGHSVTFNCSASSQPLSQFSWFFNGSQVATGSKYDTGPLTLASHGEYTCVAFNNITVRNSTVSKMLTVVATVTMTMVKVIGAQPILNERFSLTCGTAGTVYSIQWMRNGWPLFASNRTDFSMNNNTLTFNSVQHSDKGDYQCSASNPFSNMTSPYYKLIINYGPEMPIITGPALGETGHSVTFNCSASSQPLSQFSWFFNGSQVATGSKYDTGPLTLASHGEYTCVAFNNITVRNSTVSKMLTVVATVTMTMVKVIGAQPILNERFSLTCGTAGTVYSIQWMRNGWPLFASNRTDFSMNNNTLTFNSVQHSDKGDYQCSASNPFSNMTSPYYKLIINYGPEMPIITGPALGETGHGVTFNCSASSQPLSQFSWFFNGFQVATASEYDTGPLTLASQGEYTCMAFNNVTGINSTASKMLTVVGHSPAPPFQSRVGLMLTALLALSLCL